One Stratiformator vulcanicus genomic window, TGCGATCCCAATGCCACAGCACTCGGTTGCCGTCGGTAGGGTCAACGATTGTCAGGCCCTTACCGGACTCCGCACCGATAACGAGCCGATCTTCTGCGGCGCAGGGGGAGTTCGCAGCCAAAAGACACAAGAACGTCGCAATTAAGGTCTTCATAGATTCGCTGATCTTGGTATTAAAAATACGCAATTAGAATTTGCATGACCCGCTGCGCGATCACTAGCGAAGCGTCGGCATCTTCGAATTCGTTTTCTCGCGGAATTCACGCAATCGACTCAGCATGCGCGAGACACGCTTCGGTTCCGTTTTCGCCAGATCATTCGTTTCACCGACATCTTTGGCGAGATCATATAATTCCACGTGGTCGTTTTCATAAAATTCGATCAACTTCCAATTCCCGTCGCGAACCGCCCCGGCGGGTGAGCCGCCTTGGTTGCCGTAGTGCGGGAAGTGCCAGTAGATCGGGCCGCGCTCGAAACTGCTGCCCTCGAGGGCCGGTACGAAGCTGACACCGTCGACGTGCTGCTCAGCACGGGCGGGGAGGTCGACAATATCGAGGATGGTCGGATAGAAGTCGGGACTCGTCACGACGGCATCGCTGACGGAACCGCCTTCGGTCACACCCGGCCATCGCACCAGCAGCGGTTCCCGAATGCCGCCCTCGTACATCCAGCCCTTACCCGCCTTCAGCGGTAAATTAGTCGTGGGGTGACCCTCCGAGGTCGACAGTCCGCCGTTGTCAGAGGTCAAAATGACGAGGGTCTCATCTGCCAGACCTTGACGTTCCAATTCGTCCAGAACTCGCCCGACGGCCTGATCCATGGCGTCGACCATCGCCGCGTAGACGGCATGTTCCTGAACCTGTCGCCAGCGTCGCGATCCGACCCGGCCCCAAAGTTCGCCGTCGACGTTTAATTCCTTGCGTTTCTCTTTGTACTTCGCAACGAGGTCCGCTCGCCCCATCAGGGGCGTGTGAACCGAATAAAAGGAGAGGTACGCGAGGAACGGCCTTTCGGAATTTTCG contains:
- a CDS encoding sulfatase, with translation MRPYIRLTLTALALTSVLPTLAAIAEETKAKNVVFFLVDDLGWTDLGCYGSTFYETPNIDRLAATGMKFTNAYAACPVCSPTRASILTGKYPQRVGITTFINPAGNNQPENWKRDTKMLPAPYADRLPHAEITLAEALREEGYATFFAGKWHLGAEGFFPEDQGFDVNKGGVESGGPYRGKKYFSPYGNPRLEDGPPGEHLPARLAEETATFIAENSERPFLAYLSFYSVHTPLMGRADLVAKYKEKRKELNVDGELWGRVGSRRWRQVQEHAVYAAMVDAMDQAVGRVLDELERQGLADETLVILTSDNGGLSTSEGHPTTNLPLKAGKGWMYEGGIREPLLVRWPGVTEGGSVSDAVVTSPDFYPTILDIVDLPARAEQHVDGVSFVPALEGSSFERGPIYWHFPHYGNQGGSPAGAVRDGNWKLIEFYENDHVELYDLAKDVGETNDLAKTEPKRVSRMLSRLREFREKTNSKMPTLR